A region of Sugiyamaella lignohabitans strain CBS 10342 chromosome A, complete sequence DNA encodes the following proteins:
- the MET6 gene encoding 5-methyltetrahydropteroyltriglutamate-homocysteine S-methyltransferase, producing MVLSSVLGFPRIGPNRELKKATEAYWAGKTSAEDLLKVGKEIRANNWKLQKAAGVDIIASNDFSFYDQVLDLSLLFNVIPDRYTKYNLPALDTLFAMGRGLQRPATESSPAVDVPALEMVKWFDSNYHYVRPTFSHSTVFKLNGSKPVDEYLEAKELGVETRPVVVGPVSYLYLGKADKDSLDLEPISLLPKILPVYVELLKKLAAAGAKSVQIDEPVLVLDLPKNVQAAYKTAYETLAKESGVELILTTYFGDVRPNLDAIKGLPVAGFHYDFVRVPEQLDEVAAALTSQQILSVGVVDGRNIWKTDFAKAIKVVEAAKAKVGADRVIVATSSSLLHTPVDLANEKKLNPEIKDWFSFATQKLSEVVVIAKAVSGGNVEAELEANKKSIDARAKSEITNDAAVRKRLSEVSEADTKRKSPFAARLAAQEKTLNLPLFPTTTIGSFPQTKEIRINRNKFTKGEITAEEYEKFIEKEIQEVVKFQEEIGLDVLVHGEPERNDMVQYFGEQLKGFAFTTNGWVQSYGSRYVRPPIIVGDVSRPAAMTVKESKYAQSITKKPMKGMLTGPVTILRWSFPRDDLSAKEQCQQLALALRDEVNDLEKAGIYVIQVDEPAIREGLPLREGAERAAYVQWAPESFRLATSGVEDGTQIHSHFCYSDLDPAHIKALDADVVSIEFSKKDDSKYIQEFSNYPNHIGLGLFDIHSPRVPPQDEFESRIQSIVGVYPKQNLWVNPDCGLKTRKWDETKRQLTNMVNAAKVYREKYASA from the coding sequence ATGgttctttcttctgttcTTGGATTCCCCCGTATTGGTCCTAACAGAGAGCTCAAGAAGGCCACTGAGGCTTACTGGGCTGGTAAGACCTCTGCTGAGGACTTGCTCAAGGTCGGTAAGGAGATCAGAGCCAACAACTGGAAGCTTCAAaaggctgctggtgttgatatCATTGCTTCCAATGATTTCTCTTTCTACGATCAAGTTTTGGACTTGTCTCTTTTGTTCAATGTCATTCCTGACAGATACACCAAGTACAACTTGCCTGCTCTTGATACTCTTTTCGCCATGGGCCGTGGTTTGCAACGTCCTGCTACCGAGTCCAGCCCTGCTGTCGATGTTCCTGCTCTTGAGATGGTCAAGTGGTTCGACTCTAACTACCACTATGTTCGTCCTACTTTCTCTCACTCTACTGTTTTCAAGCTTAACGGTTCTAAGCCTGTTGATGAGTACCTTGAGGCCAAGGAGCTTGGTGTTGAGACCCGTCCTGTTGTTGTCGGTCCTGTTTCTTACCTTTACCTTGGTAAGGCCGACAAGGACTCTCTTGACCTTGAGCCTATTTCTCTTCTCCCCAAGATCCTCCCTGTCTATGTTGAGCTCCTTAAGAagcttgctgctgccggtgcCAAGTCTGTTCAAATTGACGAGCCcgttcttgttcttgaccTCCCCAAGAACGTCCAAGCTGCCTACAAGACTGCTTACGAGACTCTTGCCAAGGAATCTGGTGTTGAATTGATCTTGACCACCTACTTCGGTGATGTCAGACCTAACTTGGACGCTATCAAGGGCTTGCCAGTGGCTGGTTTCCACTACGACTTTGTTCGTGTCCCTGAGCAACTCGACgaggttgctgctgctcttacTTCTCAACAAATTCTTTCCGTCGGTGTTGTTGATGGTCGTAACATTTGGAAGACTGACTTCGCCAAGGCTATCAAGGTTGTTGAGGCTGCCAAGGCCAAGGTTGGTGCTGACCGTGTCATTGTTGccacctcttcttctcttctccaCACTCCTGTTGACCTTGCCAACGAGAAGAAGCTCAACCCTGAGATCAAGGACTGGTTCTCTTTTGCTACCCAAAAGCTTTCTGAGGTTGTTGTCATTGCCAAGGCTGTTAGCGGTGGTAATGTTGAGGCTGAGCTTGAGGCCAACAAGAAGAGCATTGATGCTCGTGCCAAGTCTGAGATCACCAACGACGCTGCTGTCCGCAAGAGATTGTCTGAGGTTTCTGAGGCTGATACCAAGAGAAAGTCTCCTTTCGCCGCTCGTCTTGCTGCCCAAGAGAAGACCTTGAACTTGCCTCTTTTCCCCACCACTACCATTGGTTCTTTCCCTCAAACCAAGGAGATCAGAATCAACCGTAACAAGTTCACCAAGGGTGAAATCACTGCTGAGGAGTACGAGAAGTTCATTGAGAAGGAGATCCAAGAGGTTGTTAAGTTCCAAGAGGAGATTGGTCTTGATGTCCTTGTCCACGGTGAGCCCGAGAGAAACGATATGGTCCAATACTTTGGTGAGCAATTGAAGGGTTTCGCTTTCACGACCAACGGTTGGGTTCAATCTTACGGTTCTAGATACGTTCGTCCTCCTATTATTGTTGGTGACGTTTCTCGTCCTGCTGCCATGACTGTTAAGGAGTCTAAGTACGCTCAATCTATCACCAAGAAGCCTATGAAGGGTATGCTTACTGGTCCTGTCACCATTCTCAGATGGTCTTTCCCCAGAGATGACTTGTCTGCTAAGGAGCAATGTCAACAACTTGCTTTGGCTCTCCGTGATGAGGTCAATGACCTTGAGAAGGCCGGTATCTACGTCATTCAAGTCGATGAGCCTGCTATCCGTGAGGGTCTTCCTCTTCGTGAGGGTGCTGAGCGTGCCGCTTATGTTCAATGGGCTCCCGAGTCTTTCAGATTGGCCACTTCTGGTGTTGAGGATGGTACTCAAATCCACTCTCACTTCTGTTACTCTGACTTGGACCCTGCTCACATTAAGGCtcttgatgctgatgttgttTCCATTGAATTCTCCAAGAAGGACGACTCTAAGTACATCCAAGAGTTCTCCAACTACCCCAACCACATTGGTCTTGGTCTTTTCGATATCCACTCTCCTCGTGTTCCTCCTCAAGACGAGTTTGAGAGCCGTATCCAATCTATTGTCGGTGTTTACCCCAAGCAAAACTTGTGGGTTAACCCCGATTGTGGTCTTAAGACTCGTAAGTGGGACGAGACCAAGAGGCAACTTACCAACATGGTTAACGCCGCCAAGGTCTACCGTGAGAAGTACGCTTCTGCTTAA
- the MED6 gene encoding Med6p (Subunit of the RNA polymerase II mediator complex; associates with core polymerase subunits to form the RNA polymerase II holoenzyme; essential for transcriptional regulation; protein abundance increases in response to DNA replication stress; GO_component: GO:0070847 - core mediator complex [Evidence IDA] [PMID 9891034]; GO_component: GO:0016592 - mediator complex [Evidence IEA]; GO_component: GO:0005634 - nucleus [Evidence IEA,IEA]; GO_function: GO:0001128 - RNA polymerase II transcription coactivator activity involved in preinitiation complex assembly [Evidence IDA] [PMID 9234719]; GO_function: GO:0001104 - RNA polymerase II transcription cofactor activity [Evidence IEA]; GO_process: GO:0051123 - RNA polymerase II transcriptional preinitiation complex assembly [Evidence IDA] [PMID 9234719]; GO_process: GO:0045944 - positive regulation of transcription from RNA polymerase II promoter [Evidence IDA,IMP] [PMID 9234719]; GO_process: GO:0006357 - regulation of transcription from RNA polymerase II promoter [Evidence IEA]; GO_process: GO:0006355 - regulation of transcription, DNA-templated [Evidence IEA]; GO_process: GO:0006351 - transcription, DNA-templated [Evidence IEA]) — MDGEPLDEVQWRAPEWVQAFGGLRNDNVLEYFAQSPFYDRSSNNQVLKMQSQFNENLHGRHDLYQELQNMKGVEFVVALDREPEMWIIRKQNRLSPQEVRLLATYFVINENIFMAPSIYSVVSSRLLSTAHSLSKLLIKAATLPTYSPSQGYSYITESSLSVSEDSPTPAASINNSNPRVKGRTPAPETNYSSPMASLTPGGPPTAIGSNVPGDDRAADRAIERALLFTLHNSSLYLDGDNNINNSVSTEAATQLGTTADVKAKAAANQRRRRKTITAND, encoded by the coding sequence ATGGATGGTGAACCGCTTGATGAAGTACAATGGCGTGCGCCTGAATGGGTCCAGGCATTTGGTGGTCTACGGAATGATAATGTACTAGAGTACTTTGCACAATCGCCTTTTTACGACCGTTCATCCAATAACCAAGTTCTCAAAATGCAATCGCAGTTTAATGAGAACCTCCATGGTCGTCACGATCTTTATCAAGAATTACAAAACATGAAGGGTGTGGAATTTGTTGTAGCGCTTGACAGAGAACCTGAAATGTGGATCATTCGTAAACAAAACAGATTGAGTCCGCAAGAAGTCCGGTTGTTAGCAACATATTTTGTcatcaatgaaaatatatttatggCACCTTCTATTTACTCAGTGGTCTCTTCTCGTCTACTTAGTACTGCTCACTCACTAAGCAAACTGCTAATCAAAGCAGCCACTCTTCCTACATACTCGCCATCCCAGGGATATTCATACATAACTGAAAGCAGTTTGTCGGTGTCAGAGGACTCCCCCacgccagcagcatcaatcAATAATTCTAACCCTCGAGTAAAAGGACGCACACCAGCTCCTGAAACCAACTATTCATCTCCCATGGCGAGTTTAACACCCGGTGGCCCTCCTACTGCCATTGGAAGCAATGTTCCAGGCGATGACCGTGCTGCTGATCGCGCAATTGAGagagctcttcttttcaCTCTCCATAACTCGAGCCTCTATCTTGACGGTGATAACAACATTAACAACTCTGTCAGCACAGAAGCTGCTACTCAGTTAGGTACAACAGCTGATGTCAAAGCGAAGGCGGCGGCAAACCAGCGCCGTCGTCGAAAGACCATAACTGCCAACGACTGA
- the UBP15 gene encoding Ubp15p (Ubiquitin-specific protease involved in protein deubiquitination; catalytic activity regulated by an N-terminal TRAF-like domain and and C-terminal sequences; physically interacts with anaphase-promoting complex/cyclosome (APC/C) activator, Cdh1p; forms a complex with AAA peroxins Pex1p and Pex6p; GO_component: GO:0005737 - cytoplasm [Evidence IDA] [PMID 14562095]; GO_component: GO:0005777 - peroxisome [Evidence IDA] [PMID 21665945]; GO_function: GO:0008234 - cysteine-type peptidase activity [Evidence IEA]; GO_function: GO:0016787 - hydrolase activity [Evidence IEA]; GO_function: GO:0008233 - peptidase activity [Evidence IEA]; GO_function: GO:0004843 - ubiquitin-specific protease activity [Evidence IDA] [PMID 10527495]; GO_function: GO:0004843 - ubiquitin-specific protease activity [Evidence IDA,IMP] [PMID 21665945]; GO_function: GO:0004843 - ubiquitin-specific protease activity [Evidence IDA] [PMID 21710968]; GO_process: GO:0016579 - protein deubiquitination [Evidence ISA] [PMID 19734957]; GO_process: GO:0016579 - protein deubiquitination [Evidence IDA,IMP] [PMID 21665945]; GO_process: GO:0006508 - proteolysis [Evidence IEA]; GO_process: GO:0006511 - ubiquitin-dependent protein catabolic process [Evidence IEA]), whose translation MKARIFPPIDEEIEADFSNTWEIENWKGLPTRINGPSFESNGFSFRILLFPEGNRADAASVYLEAAPADHSKAKQQAESQVQQPIDGDDQSPTQAEVQANAVGNGAVVDVTGINSVDQDVDVDVVSTQDDGTTDTQDQEEEDWAVCAQFGLVMWNPEHPEVFHSMFAQHRFSPEEGDWGFTKFYELRRLLVAQDKNTHPLIENNKVNITAYVRIIKDPTGVLWHNFYRYNSKKETGFVGLKNQGATCYLNSLLQSLYFTKVFRRSVYKIPTQQDQPNSVPSALQRMFYLLSTSEAPVGTLQLTKSFGWDSADAFTQHDVQELNRVLMDKLEGKMKGTEVEGALNNIFVAQMKSYVKCINVDFESSRIEDYWDIQLNVKGMKDLEASFRDYIQTELLAGENQYQATGYGLQDATKGVVFQSFPPVLHLQLKRYEYDFNRDMEVKINDRYEFPAEVDLSPYLEEGSDMSEPWIYTLHGVLVHSGDLNAGHYYALLKPSKDGSWYKFDDDRVTKATMKEVLEENFGGEAAPPQQPPGISVPQRTRLNYKRHSSAYMLVYLRKSRLDEILPGNEDDIPNHIPERLEQEVAEENARRKEREEQHFYMNVRVMSNKQFVNYQGFDIASWDRYDSNNSDDDNGSRPLHYKVKKAQTIADFLNTLAQENGVSDISKLQLWLLVSRQNKTYRLDRAVLAEEYSNTMDQLRDQSLTSFNSGDLRLWLEFLPTPSPTLEMSLSEQQIQQQLQFATGISSPQGSDNQPMLLFLKHFDKKAQTLKGFGTLVVRPSDKVLTAIKYIINAMGWEQGTRLSVVEEIKPEMIDAVRVKATFNECEISDGDIICFERDGEPVAEGGYTTAVQFYDFLNNRALFSFRKRSSQLDELNNGTGNGNIVINGDDEANTPPTPEGSFELWLNRKDSYDQLAQKVAAYLNVDPNYLQFFSTQTNGMERAPVKRGSGALEQSLMLGYPSHLPVSVLYEVLDISLAELEKKKLINIIWLTDGLSQEHRHSFLVPKTNTYTIRNLLSELQQRVNIPKELLPRIKVWGALHSTMHDRYSDDSLVAAIEDNVQIYAAVAPIEEYELNQTDSTNKRLIDVFHFQKDLVRSHSVPFTFVLKEGEPFSETKVRLQKTLGVYDKVFEKIKFAIVHPNVRLPEYLPSTAENAEQQALVDEANQATLFSLMQEGDALGLDHADKSSRRAYGQQAIFIKN comes from the coding sequence ATGAAAGCCAGGATCTTCCCTCctattgatgaagaaattgaAGCAGATTTCAGCAATACATGGGAAATTGAGAATTGGAAGGGGCTTCCTACTCGTATCAATGGTCCTAGCTTTGAATCCAATGGATTTTCATTTAGAATCTTGCTGTTCCCAGAAGGCAACAgagctgatgctgcttcGGTATATTtagaggcagcaccagctgaCCATTCGAAGGCAAAGCAACAAGCGGAATCTCAGGTTCAACAGCCAATTGACGGTGACGACCAGAGCCCTACTCAGGCTGAAGTACAGGCCAATGCTGTTGGTAATGGCGCAGTTGTTGACGTCACTGGTATTAATTCTGTAGACCAAGACGTTGATGTGGATGTAGTATCTACACAAGATGATGGAACAACTGATACACAGGAccaggaagaagaggactGGGCTGTGTGTGCTCAATTCGGACTCGTTATGTGGAATCCAGAGCACCCAGAGGTATTCCATAGCATGTTTGCCCAGCACCGATTTAGTCCCGAGGAGGGCGATTGGGGATTCACAAAGTTTTATGAGCTACGAAGATTACTTGTCGCTCAAGACAAAAACACCCATCCTCTCATAGAAAACAACAAGGTAAACATTACTGCTTATGTTCGTATTATTAAAGATCCAACTGGCGTTCTCTGGCACAATTTCTACAGATATAATTCTAAAAAGGAGACTGGATTTGTAGGATTAAAGAACCAAGGAGCTACTTGTTATCTTAACTCTCTGCTACAGTCATTGTACTTCACCAAAGTATTCCGGAGAAGTGTGTACAAGATTCCTACTCAACAGGACCAGCCTAATTCTGTGCCGTCCGCATTACAAAGaatgttttatttattaagtACTTCCGAAGCACCAGTAGGAACTTTGCAATTGACGAAATCGTTTGGCTGGGATTCTGCTGATGCCTTTACCCAGCATGATGTACAGGAGTTGAATCGTGTATTGATGGACAAGCTCGAGGGTAAAATGAAGGGTACCGAGGTTGAGGGCGCTCTAAATAACATTTTTGTTGCTCAGATGAAGAGTTATGTCAAGTGCATCAATGTAGATTTTGAATCGTCTCGTATCGAAGATTATTGGGATATTCAACTCAACGTCAAGGGCATGAAGGATCTTGAAGCTTCTTTTAGGGACTATATCCAAACAGAGCTTCTTGCTGGTGAAAATCAATACCAAGCCACTGGTTATGGATTGCAGGATGCTACTAAAGGTGTTGTGTTTCAATCTTTCCCTCCTGTGTTGCACTTGCAATTGAAGAGATACGAGTACGATTTCAACCGCGATATGGAAGTCAAGATTAATGATCGTTATGAATTCCCTGCCGAGGTCGACTTGTCTCCATATTTGGAAGAAGGATCTGATATGAGTGAACCATGGATCTATACCTTGCATGGTGTGCTTGTACACAGCGGTGATTTGAACGCTGGCCATTACTATGCTCTGTTGAAGCCATCTAAAGATGGCTCTTGGTACaaatttgatgatgataggGTGACAAAGGCGACTATGAAAGAGGTTTTGGAGGAGAATTTTGGGGGtgaggcagcaccaccacaacaaccaccTGGTATTTCAGTACCTCAGCGTACTAGACTAAATTATAAGCGTCATTCAAGTGCTTATATGCTTGTTTACCTGCGAAAATCAAGATTGGATGAAATATTACCTGgtaatgaagatgatattCCGAATCATATCCCCGAACGACTAGAACAGGAAGTTGCTGAGGAGAACGCTCGTCGTAAAGAGCGTGAAGAACAGCACTTTTACATGAACGTTCGAGTTATGTCAAACAAACAGTTTGTCAATTACCAAGGTTTTGATATTGCTAGTTGGGATAGATACGATTCTAATAATTCTGACGATGATAATGGATCACGGCCATTACACTACAAGGTGAAAAAGGCCCAGACAATAGCAGACTTCTTAAACACATTGGCTCAAGAAAATGGTGTTAGTGATATCTCCAAATTACAACTATGGCTCCTAGTCAGCAGACAGAACAAAACATATCGTTTGGACCGAGCTGTTCTTGCTGAGGAATATTCCAATACTATGGACCAGCTGCGGGATCAATCTTTGACGAGTTTCAATAGTGGAGACCTGAGGCTTTGGCTAGAATTCTTACCTACTCCATCACCCACCTTGGAAATGAGTCTAAGTGAGCAACAAATTCAACAGCAACTTCAATTTGCTACAGGAATCTCGTCACCTCAAGGTTCCGACAACCAACCAATGTTACTATTTTTGAAGCATTTCGATAAGAAGGCCCAAACTTTGAAGGGATTTGGTACACTTGTGGTTCGCCCTTCAGATAAAGTATTGACGGCTatcaaatatattattaacGCAATGGGCTGGGAACAAGGCACCAGATTGAGCGTCGTGGAAGAGATCAAACCAGAGATGATTGATGCAGTCAGAGTGAAGGCCACATTCAATGAATGTGAAATTTctgatggtgatattatttgttttgagAGAGATGGTGAACCGGTTGCAGAAGGTGGATACACTACAGCGGTTCAATTTTATGACTTTTTGAATAACAGAGCTCTCTTTTCGTTCAGAAAGCGCTCATCGCAACTGGATGAGCTCAATAATGGCACCGGTAATGGCAACATTGTCATCAATGGGGACGATGAAGCAAACACTCCTCCAACCCCAGAGGGCTCTTTTGAGTTGTGGCTTAATCGTAAGGACTCATATGACCAACTGGCTCAAAAGGTGGCAGCCTATCTCAATGTTGATCCTAATTACTTGCAATTTTTCAGTACCCAAACAAACGGAATGGAGAGAGCACCAGTTAAACGAGGCAGTGGTGCCTTGGAACAGTCGTTGATGCTCGGATATCCTAGCCATCTTCCAGTGTCAGTATTGTATGAAGTGTTGGATATTAGTCTTGCAGagcttgaaaagaaaaagcttATCAACATTATATGGTTAACTGATGGTCTTTCCCAAGAACATAGACATTCGTTCCTGGTTCCCAAGACTAACACCTACACAATTCGCAACCTTTTATCAGAATTACAGCAACGAGTCAACATTCCTAAGGAATTACTACCTCGAATCAAAGTATGGGGTGCTCTACACTCGACTATGCACGACAGGTATTCTGACGACTCGCTTGTGGCGGCTATTGAAGATAATGTACAAATCTACGCAGCAGTGGCTCCTATCGAAGAATATGAACTCAATCAAACGGATTCGACCAATAAAAGACTGATTGACGTtttccatttccaaaaGGACCTGGTCAGATCTCACAGTGTACCATTTACTTTCGTGCTCAAGGAAGGTGAACCATTTTCAGAAACCAAGGTTCGTTTACAAAAGACCTTGGGTGTCTATGACAAGGTATTTGAGAAAATCAAGTTTGCAATTGTCCATCCAAACGTACGACTACCTGAATACCTTCCCAGCACAGCTGAAAATGCCGAACAACAAGCACTTGTAGACGAGGCCAACCAAGCGACACTCTTCTCTCTTATGCAGGAAGGTGATGCACTTGGACTCGACCATGCTGACAAGTCGTCTCGTAGGGCGTACGGCCAACAGGCGATTTTTATTAAGAATTAA
- the ECM25 gene encoding Ecm25p (Non-essential hypothetical protein; promoter contains a consensus binding sequence for factor Abf1p; GO_component: GO:0005737 - cytoplasm [Evidence IEA,IEA]; GO_component: GO:0005737 - cytoplasm [Evidence IDA] [PMID 14562095]; GO_component: GO:0005622 - intracellular [Evidence IEA]; GO_function: GO:0003674 - molecular_function [Evidence ND]; GO_process: GO:0008150 - biological_process [Evidence ND]; GO_process: GO:0007165 - signal transduction [Evidence IEA]) — protein MASPRYIQAIADQVVHVTSTVDPGTRLPIVVIDSTELPAPSSEVYSLLVPAIMAKLPSTNYALLFFACGAPNKPSWSWVAKAYSMLDHDFKKRVKKVYVVHESWWVRAITEMLRGVVSTKFKKKVVHVSSLSQLAQLLDITVIDIKPKVYLHNRKIESEITIPRHPMPVFGMPLYLGDEDAEIVLPRVWTEGIEYLHKTGYSIKDLFKRPEHSTRQNQSFAALQIILRDCYDRNQLVDLDDYGPRLVASLLRLYIYQLPIPILSSSMVERFNNISDSPLHIHAMNMFRSLTNESQILLADLIDLLSYLVLPSGPGTSRPNNTPGSLAACIGPSLLGNTNGDSTNIASSVRFIKTLVECWSQISIQVRPETALLARRASIMDAPSSPQKKLSKRFTQSVSSLSSASSGENNVSLPMTRIRTFPTELDFQNNTLFDSTIEIRQDSRSSSMSSDVSTASSSRSTSSSSSSDGNLVETLPNIPPPPPIPRKLKLQLTCRNGTNSTNPTSTGLILQPSNKSNTVSTKSPTVPYMAKPIPVPAPASPTDTSNTSTKRSGPRPRAVVRRGKMVAELAKLYEEKCNTAEILVKLDSNRNKAI, from the coding sequence ATGGCGTCTCCTCGATATATCCAAGCCATAGCCGACCAAGTTGTCCACGTCACATCTACGGTTGACCCTGGTACTAGGTTACCAATAGTGGTAATCGATTCTACCGAACTACCAGCACCTTCATCCGAGGTTTACTCACTGCTTGTACCAGCGATAATGGCCAAGCTGCCAAGTACAAATTATGCTCTTCTATTCTTTGCTTGTGGTGCACCAAACAAGCCGAGCTGGTCATGGGTAGCCAAAGCGTACTCAATGCTCGATCATGACTTCAAGAAACGGGTGAAGAAGGTTTATGTTGTACACGAAAGTTGGTGGGTTCGAGCTATTACAGAAATGCTTCGTGGGGTTGTTTCaaccaaattcaaaaagaaaGTGGTTCATGTCTCTAGTTTGAGTCAATTGGCCCAGCTTTTGGATATTACTGTCATCGATATCAAACCAAAGGTATATCTGCATAACAGAAAAATTGAATCTGAGATCACTATTCCGCGACATCCCATGCCAGTATTTGGAATGCCTTTATATCTTGGCGATGAGGACGCGGAAATCGTTCTACCCAGAGTCTGGACAGAAGGCATTGAATATCTTCATAAGACAGGATACTCAATCAAAGACCTGTTCAAGAGACCAGAACATTCTACGAGACAAAACCAGTCATTTGCAGCACTGCAAATTATCTTAAGAGACTGCTACGATCGTAACCAACTTGTCGATTTAGATGATTACGGTCCAAGGCTAGTCGCCTCTTTATTAAGGTTGTATATTTATCAACTGCCAATTCCGATATTGAGCAGTTCAATGGTGGAGAGattcaacaacatcagcGATTCGCCTCTTCATATTCACGCTATGAACATGTTCAGAAGCCTCACTAACGAGAGTCAAATCCTGCTGGCAGATTTGATCGACTTGTTATCATATCTGGTTCTGCCCTCAGGACCAGGAACATCGCGACCCAATAATACACCAGGTTCGCTCGCTGCCTGTATTGGCCCCAGTCTTTTGGGAAACACTAATGGTGACAGTACCAATATAGCAAGCAGTGTTCGGTTTATTAAGACTCTTGTAGAGTGCTGGTCGCAAATTAGCATTCAAGTACGTCCAGAGACAGCTCTTTTGGCTCGAAGAGCAAGCATCATGGATGCACCCAGTTCACCACAAAAAAAGCTTTCCAAGCGATTCACTCAGTCGGTGTCATCCTTGTCATCAGCCTCTTCAGGTGAGAATAATGTATCGCTACCTATGACCAGAATCCGTACATTCCCTACCGAGCTTGACTTTCAAAACAACACGCTATTCGATAGTACTATTGAGATCCGTCAAGATAGCCGGTCCTCATCTATGTCATCCGATGTTTCAACAGCCTCATCAAGTCGGTCAacgtcgtcatcgtcatcctcagATGGTAACCTAGTCGAGACATTGCCTAACAtcccacctccaccacccaTTCCACGAAAGCTCAAGCTTCAACTCACATGTCGTAATGGTACCAACTCAACAAACCCGACATCAACAGGTCTTATCCTACAACCGTctaacaaatcaaatacTGTATCTACGAAATCACCCACCGTACCGTATATGGCCAAACCAATTCCCGTTCCAGCACCTGCTTCACCTACTGATACGTCAAATACCAGCACCAAACGCAGTGGACCTCGTCCCAGAGCAGTAGTTCGTCGTGGGAAAATGGTCGCGGAACTTGCTAAACTCTACGAAGAAAAGTGCAATACAGCCGAGATTCTCGTCAAACTCGACAGTAACCGCAACAAAGCCATCTAA